A region of Bombilactobacillus folatiphilus DNA encodes the following proteins:
- a CDS encoding carbamoyl phosphate synthase small subunit → MKSKIRYLILEDGTVFAGDPLGAPIISTGELVITNNMNGVEHAITDQTYNDQILVFVSPLVNTSGMNRDDYESISPSCRGVIFGSVNFVQQTSAANNSLNSFLKKRRIPGITNINVQRLAKHIQQYGSMKASIMDTDDEHAMDQIRALVIPRDRVKTVSTKQPYPNPNVGFKIAVIDLGLKFSLLRQLSIRKCDSIILPYNTSAATIMDLDPDAVLFTSGPGNPTEIPDTIATCQVLEGRIPIMGVGLGHLVVALANGALVKKMKSGHHGSNVPTLEIATENVEFANHNHNYTIDFTKEARNNFFITYRCLTDNTIEGLRHRRDPTMTVQFQPEAAPGSHDVLYVFDEFIEMINSFVQGKKYDQNNVNNW, encoded by the coding sequence ATGAAGAGCAAAATTAGATATTTAATTTTAGAAGACGGAACTGTTTTTGCTGGTGATCCATTAGGTGCACCGATTATTTCTACTGGTGAATTAGTAATTACGAACAATATGAACGGGGTGGAACACGCAATTACTGATCAAACTTATAATGATCAGATTTTGGTGTTTGTGAGTCCACTTGTTAATACTTCGGGAATGAATCGAGACGATTATGAATCCATTTCGCCCAGTTGCAGGGGGGTTATTTTTGGTAGTGTTAATTTTGTACAACAAACAAGTGCTGCCAATAATTCGTTGAATTCTTTTTTGAAAAAAAGACGTATTCCCGGCATTACCAATATTAATGTTCAACGTCTAGCCAAACATATTCAACAATACGGTTCCATGAAAGCAAGTATTATGGATACTGATGATGAACATGCGATGGATCAAATTCGGGCATTGGTTATTCCACGGGATCGGGTTAAAACAGTTTCAACCAAACAGCCATATCCTAATCCTAATGTTGGTTTTAAAATTGCAGTGATTGATTTGGGGCTGAAATTTTCATTATTGCGTCAACTATCAATTCGCAAATGTGATTCGATTATTTTACCGTACAATACTTCTGCAGCGACGATTATGGATTTAGATCCAGATGCGGTTTTGTTCACAAGTGGACCAGGAAATCCCACAGAAATTCCTGATACAATAGCGACTTGTCAAGTCCTAGAAGGTCGCATTCCTATTATGGGAGTCGGGTTAGGTCATTTGGTTGTAGCGTTGGCAAATGGTGCTTTGGTCAAAAAAATGAAGAGCGGTCACCACGGTTCGAATGTGCCGACGTTAGAAATTGCTACGGAAAATGTAGAATTTGCCAATCATAACCATAATTATACGATTGATTTTACAAAGGAAGCACGGAATAATTTTTTTATTACGTATCGTTGTTTGACAGACAATACAATTGAAGGATTAAGACATCGTCGTGATCCAACTATGACGGTACAGTTTCAACCAGAAGCTGCTCCTGGTTCACATGATGTGTTGTATGTATTTGATGAGTTTATCGAAATGATTAATTCATTTGTGCAAGGTAAAAAATATGACCAAAACAATGTTAATAATTGGTAA
- the pyrR gene encoding bifunctional pyr operon transcriptional regulator/uracil phosphoribosyltransferase PyrR: MKKEIVDNKTMKRTLTRITYEIIEKNKGDQNLVLIGIKTRGTFLAQRIQNRLRQLEDYEVPFFELDVTNFRDDQKTTEGAIPTFTDKDIDNKNVVLVDDVLYTGRTIRAALDAIMSIGRPGKISLAVLVDRGHRELPIRADYVGKNIPTSRHEAIKVSMAEVDDEDGVEIISHEEQN; encoded by the coding sequence ATGAAAAAAGAAATTGTTGATAATAAAACCATGAAACGAACTTTGACGCGCATCACTTATGAAATTATTGAAAAAAATAAGGGCGATCAAAATTTAGTTTTAATCGGGATCAAAACGCGAGGAACTTTTCTGGCACAAAGAATTCAAAATCGTTTGCGTCAATTAGAGGATTATGAAGTTCCTTTCTTTGAATTAGATGTGACAAATTTTCGAGATGATCAGAAGACAACTGAGGGTGCAATTCCAACGTTTACAGATAAGGATATTGATAATAAAAACGTGGTTTTAGTGGATGATGTGTTGTACACAGGACGCACAATTCGGGCAGCTTTAGATGCAATTATGAGTATTGGACGTCCAGGAAAGATTTCATTGGCTGTTTTGGTAGATCGAGGTCATCGTGAATTACCGATTCGAGCTGACTATGTGGGCAAAAATATTCCCACATCGCGTCATGAAGCAATTAAGGTTTCAATGGCAGAAGTCGATGACGAAGATGGTGTGGAAATTATTAGTCATGAAGAGCAAAATTAG
- a CDS encoding RluA family pseudouridine synthase: MKLETFEFKNPDDNQRLDKEIFLYKKIYTRAQIQKWIKSGQVLVNGTRVTKTGFKLKLDDQIQVTPTKAPPLKAFAQNLSLEVIYEDQDVLVVNKPQGMVVHPSAGHPDQTLVNAILYHTQLDSQDEVRPGIVHRIDKDTSGLLMVAKTDLAQESLSQQLKNKTNLRRYVAIVHAPFSEQEGTIDAPIGRDPQNRKQQAVLAGGKSAITHFRVLENFADYALIECQLETGRTHQIRVHLQYIGHPVAGDPLYGPRQTLKGSGQFLHAQQLGFYHPRTGKWLEFEVEPPKIFQEQLRNLQLVQD; encoded by the coding sequence ATGAAATTAGAAACTTTTGAATTTAAAAATCCTGATGATAATCAACGTTTGGATAAGGAAATTTTTTTATATAAAAAAATATATACTCGTGCGCAAATTCAAAAATGGATTAAGTCGGGTCAGGTACTTGTGAATGGTACTAGAGTTACTAAAACTGGATTTAAGTTGAAATTAGACGATCAAATTCAAGTAACTCCGACGAAAGCACCACCGTTAAAGGCGTTTGCACAGAATTTGTCGTTAGAAGTTATTTATGAAGACCAAGATGTTTTGGTTGTTAATAAGCCTCAAGGAATGGTGGTTCATCCTTCCGCAGGGCATCCCGATCAAACATTAGTCAATGCCATTTTGTATCACACTCAACTTGATAGTCAAGATGAAGTCAGACCAGGAATTGTGCATCGAATTGATAAAGATACTTCAGGATTATTAATGGTGGCTAAGACTGATTTGGCACAGGAATCGTTGAGTCAGCAATTGAAAAATAAAACTAATTTGCGGCGTTATGTGGCCATTGTGCACGCTCCTTTTAGTGAGCAGGAAGGAACTATTGATGCACCGATTGGTCGTGATCCGCAAAATCGAAAGCAACAAGCTGTTTTGGCTGGTGGAAAATCTGCTATCACACATTTTCGGGTGCTAGAGAATTTTGCTGATTATGCACTTATTGAGTGTCAATTGGAGACTGGACGGACGCATCAGATTAGGGTTCACCTACAATATATTGGTCATCCTGTTGCTGGTGATCCACTGTATGGTCCACGGCAAACTTTAAAAGGTTCAGGACAATTTTTGCATGCGCAACAGTTAGGTTTTTATCATCCACGGACTGGAAAATGGTTGGAGTTTGAGGTTGAGCCACCAAAAATTTTCCAAGAGCAGTTACGTAATTTACAACTGGTTCAAGATTGA
- the lspA gene encoding signal peptidase II: MVVYFIIILVGVLLDQLIKWWAIQSLPSEQFKPLMSDWFGLIRVNNHGAAYNLLNGKMYFFYVITAIVVMILGYLLIKGKIRNRWFLTSLALLLAGTLGNALDRVFRGYVVDMFAVSIGSLSAFNFVCNFADILITVGVCLLLIYLIKTDADEL, translated from the coding sequence ATGGTAGTTTATTTTATAATTATACTGGTAGGGGTTTTGTTAGATCAGCTGATTAAATGGTGGGCTATTCAAAGCTTGCCGTCGGAGCAATTTAAGCCGTTAATGTCGGATTGGTTCGGTTTAATTCGAGTGAATAACCATGGAGCTGCGTATAATCTGCTAAACGGTAAAATGTATTTTTTTTATGTTATAACAGCGATTGTGGTCATGATTTTAGGTTATTTATTAATTAAAGGCAAAATTCGCAATCGTTGGTTTTTAACGAGTTTGGCGTTATTGTTGGCAGGGACTTTGGGGAATGCGCTGGATCGTGTTTTTCGCGGTTATGTCGTTGATATGTTTGCAGTAAGTATCGGTTCGTTATCAGCGTTCAATTTTGTTTGTAATTTTGCGGATATTTTGATCACTGTGGGAGTTTGCCTGTTGTTGATTTATTTAATAAAGACGGATGCGGATGAATTATGA